A genomic stretch from Mycobacterium malmoense includes:
- a CDS encoding fatty acid desaturase family protein: MSDNKITLIPEQADAFGRELDAIKERVLADLGEQDAEYIRRVIKAQRALEVGGRALLFLPPAWLLGTAMLGLSKILDNMEIGHNVMHGQYDWMRDPAISGRAFEWDTACPADQWRHSHNYMHHTYTNIVGMDRDIGYGILRMSEDQPWEPYFLGNPLYAFLLMVLFQYGVALHELETERIRSREIRLVDKREVLREIWKKTRRQTLKDYVAFPLLAGPFAPFVFSGNLSANLMRNVWSYMIIFCGHFPDGTQEFTVEETKDESRGQWYFRQVLGSANLTGGKVFHLLSGNLSHQIEHHLFPDIPARRYSEIAPEVQEICERYGIPYNRGPLPRQFGTVVRKIVRLTFPDSWSPRRAASSRPADRAPAVA, translated from the coding sequence ATGTCAGATAACAAGATCACCCTGATCCCCGAGCAGGCCGACGCATTCGGCCGCGAACTCGACGCCATCAAGGAACGCGTGCTGGCAGACCTCGGCGAACAAGACGCCGAATACATCCGCCGCGTCATCAAAGCCCAGCGTGCACTGGAAGTCGGCGGACGCGCCCTGCTCTTCCTGCCGCCGGCCTGGCTGTTGGGCACCGCGATGCTGGGCCTGTCGAAAATCTTGGACAACATGGAGATTGGCCACAACGTCATGCACGGCCAGTACGACTGGATGCGTGACCCGGCGATCTCGGGTCGCGCCTTCGAGTGGGACACGGCGTGCCCGGCCGATCAGTGGCGGCATTCGCACAACTACATGCACCACACCTACACCAACATTGTCGGGATGGACCGCGACATCGGCTACGGCATCCTGCGGATGAGCGAAGACCAGCCTTGGGAGCCCTACTTCCTCGGCAACCCGCTCTACGCGTTCTTGCTGATGGTGTTGTTCCAGTACGGCGTCGCGCTGCACGAACTGGAAACCGAGCGCATTCGCTCGAGGGAGATCAGGCTCGTCGACAAGCGTGAGGTGCTTCGGGAGATCTGGAAAAAGACGCGCCGCCAGACGCTCAAGGACTACGTCGCGTTCCCGCTGCTGGCCGGGCCGTTCGCCCCATTCGTCTTCTCCGGCAATCTCTCGGCCAACCTGATGCGCAACGTGTGGTCGTACATGATCATCTTCTGCGGCCACTTCCCCGACGGCACTCAGGAATTCACCGTCGAGGAGACCAAAGACGAATCCCGCGGTCAGTGGTACTTTCGCCAGGTCCTCGGTTCGGCAAACTTGACCGGGGGCAAGGTCTTTCACCTGCTGTCCGGCAACCTTTCGCACCAGATCGAGCACCACCTGTTCCCGGACATACCGGCGCGCCGGTATTCGGAGATCGCGCCCGAGGTGCAAGAGATCTGCGAACGCTACGGCATCCCCTACAACCGCGGTCCACTGCCGCGACAGTTCGGCACCGTCGTCCGCAAGATCGTCAGGCTGACCTTCCCGGACTCCTGGTCCCCGCGGCGCGCGGCCTCGAGCAGGCCGGCCGATCGAGCGCCCGCCGTCGCGTGA
- a CDS encoding SRPBCC family protein → MGPVEWTGARYADKPTVEASTWIDADPARVWSLVSDVELMPSLSNELQSVEWVGGADKPRVGARFVGHNEHQAFGQWSTTSQIVSYDEPREFAWAVGDSDNPAATWRFRLAPRDGGTVLSYWMQMGPGRSGLSVAIDSMPDKEQKIVFVRLREFETAIGRTLAAIKRLAEHGVR, encoded by the coding sequence ATGGGGCCCGTGGAATGGACCGGCGCGCGCTACGCAGACAAGCCAACGGTGGAAGCCTCGACGTGGATCGACGCCGACCCCGCCCGGGTGTGGAGCCTGGTCTCCGACGTCGAGCTGATGCCGAGCCTCAGCAACGAGCTGCAGTCGGTGGAGTGGGTCGGCGGGGCCGACAAGCCCCGAGTCGGCGCCCGTTTCGTCGGACACAACGAACACCAAGCGTTCGGGCAATGGAGCACCACCTCGCAGATCGTCTCCTACGACGAGCCACGCGAATTCGCCTGGGCGGTAGGCGACTCCGACAATCCCGCGGCGACGTGGCGATTCCGGCTGGCACCCCGCGACGGCGGCACCGTGCTCAGCTACTGGATGCAGATGGGCCCGGGACGTTCGGGGTTGTCGGTGGCGATCGACTCGATGCCCGACAAGGAACAAAAGATCGTGTTCGTGCGGCTGCGGGAGTTCGAGACCGCCATCGGCAGGACCCTCGCGGCGATCAAGAGGCTGGCCGAGCACGGGGTGCGGTGA
- a CDS encoding LLM class flavin-dependent oxidoreductase: MRTATTVELSGVGRDAIDFVVEAEKLGLDVCWVAEAWGADAPSALGYLAARTRRMLLGSGVLQVGTRSPVLVAQTAITLSNLSNGRFLLGLGASGPQVIEGLHGVSFSRPLARIAETVDIVRQVFAGGKISHSGNEFQIPHPGGEAVPMRLSTRPEHTIPIYLAALSPAMLRLTGRIADGWLGTSFVPEGAGDAYFSHLDAGLAAAGRTRADIDICQGAEVAFASDEDELRGMVAARRKELAFSLGGMGSSSTNFYNRAYSRQGWADVAAEVRDRWQRGDRDGAAGLVTDDMVLATTLIGTEDMVRARLAVWRDAGVNTVRLYPAGDTLDVKLSTLGRAIELAREV; encoded by the coding sequence ATGCGCACCGCGACGACGGTCGAGTTGTCCGGCGTCGGTAGGGATGCGATCGATTTCGTCGTCGAGGCGGAGAAGCTGGGTCTCGACGTCTGCTGGGTCGCCGAGGCGTGGGGTGCGGACGCGCCGTCGGCGCTGGGTTACCTCGCGGCCCGCACCCGGCGGATGCTGCTCGGCTCGGGCGTCCTGCAGGTCGGCACCCGCTCGCCCGTCCTGGTCGCCCAGACCGCGATCACGCTGTCCAACCTGTCGAACGGGCGATTCCTGCTGGGCCTGGGCGCCTCCGGCCCACAGGTGATCGAGGGCCTGCACGGCGTCTCGTTCAGCCGGCCGCTGGCACGCATCGCCGAAACCGTCGACATCGTGCGTCAGGTCTTCGCGGGAGGCAAAATCTCCCACTCCGGCAACGAGTTTCAGATCCCGCATCCCGGCGGCGAGGCGGTGCCGATGCGGTTGTCGACTCGGCCCGAGCACACCATTCCGATCTACCTGGCCGCGCTGTCACCGGCGATGCTGCGGTTGACCGGACGGATCGCCGACGGCTGGCTGGGCACCAGCTTCGTTCCCGAGGGCGCCGGGGACGCCTACTTCTCCCACCTCGACGCCGGGCTGGCGGCCGCCGGTCGCACCCGCGCCGACATCGACATCTGCCAGGGCGCCGAAGTCGCCTTCGCCTCAGACGAAGACGAGCTCCGCGGCATGGTCGCGGCCCGCAGGAAGGAGCTGGCGTTCAGCCTCGGCGGCATGGGGTCCTCGAGCACCAACTTCTACAACCGGGCCTACAGCCGGCAAGGCTGGGCCGACGTCGCCGCCGAGGTGCGCGACCGCTGGCAGCGGGGCGACCGCGACGGCGCGGCGGGGCTGGTGACCGACGACATGGTCTTGGCGACCACGCTCATCGGGACCGAGGACATGGTTCGCGCGCGGCTGGCGGTCTGGCGCGATGCCGGCGTGA